A window of Carassius carassius chromosome 44, fCarCar2.1, whole genome shotgun sequence contains these coding sequences:
- the tegt gene encoding probable Bax inhibitor 1, which produces MNMFDRSINFDALLKFSQISRSTQQHLKNVYASLALCMLVAAAGSYIFFITRMFQGGLTMIGSLAMMIWLAMTPHSPQTEKKRLAILAAFAFFTGLGLGPLMDYVISVNPSIILTAFLGTSVIFTCFTLSALYAQRRSYLFLGGTLMSALTVLLLVSVFNMFFASEILFKAHVYLGLVVMCGFVLFDTQLIIEKAEMGDKDYIWHCVDLFLDFVTIFRKLLIILSMNEKDKKKEKK; this is translated from the exons ATGAACATGTTTGATCGCAGCATCAACTTTGATGCTCTCTTAAAGTTTTCTCAAAT ctctCGCTCGACTCAGCAGCATCTGAAGAATGTCTACGCCAGTCTGGCTCTGTGCATGCTGGTGGCAGCCGCTGGCTCCTACATCTTCTTCATCACAAGAATGTTTCAG GGTGGGCTGACCATGATTGGATCACTGGCTATGATGATTTGGCTTGCCATGACCCCTCACAGCCCTCAGACTGAGAAGAAGAGGTTGGCCATCCTCGCTGCTTTTGCTTTCTTCACAG GTCTTGGACTCGGCCCGCTCATGGACTACGTCATAAGTGTCAACCCGAG CATAATCCTGACTGCTTTCCTGGGCACCTCTGTCATCTTTACCTGCTTCACCCTGAGCGCCCTCTATGCACAGCGCAGAAGTTATCTCTTCTTGGGAG GCACACTGATGTCAGCGCTGACTGTTCTTCTGCTCGTCTCGGTCTTCAATATGTTCTTCGCCTCAGAAATACTCTTTAAG GCTCATGTGTATCTGGGTCTGGTCGTCATGTGTGGCTTTGTGCTGTTTGACACACAGTTGATTATTGAGAAGGCAGAAATGGGAGACAAAGATTACATCTG gcATTGTGTCGACCTCTTCCTGGACTTTGTGACCATCTTCAGAAAGCTTCTCATCATCCTCTCTATGAATGAGAAG gacaagaagaaggagaagaagtAA